The sequence below is a genomic window from Poecile atricapillus isolate bPoeAtr1 chromosome 15, bPoeAtr1.hap1, whole genome shotgun sequence.
CTGCCTTGGAAAAAACCTTCCCACACAGTCTGTCCCTTCAGCCTCCTACAAGGGATACATGGGGTTGACTTGAATTTCCAAAGGGAGAGGGGTGGGGGCCAGCTAAGGACAGCAGTGTGTGATGGGTCATTTCCCTTCAGGGCATTCCTGGACTAGGACCCCAATGTATTAAGGATTTGTGGATATGGGTATGTGGTAACTTCAAGTCTTTCTTCAGCCACTTAGAGCTGTCAGATCAGGTGCTGGAAAAGGAGGGTTGGCAGAAGACTgacttttccttcctgctttctGTACAGCTTGAAATAAAGAACCACGTATTCTTCAGCCCAATAAACTGGGATGATTTATATCACAAGAGGATTACTCCTCCATTCAACCCCAATGTGGTAAGTGGGTGATTCTGTCTGTTTTACACATGGGATTCTCTCCAGATGCCTCATGGTGACACTGAGGATTCTGAGGGGTGGGTTGGGACCTGCGGATGCAGGTGGTGGCTCTTTTGGAAGAGCAGCTGTGTTGAACTGCCTGAACACGAGGGTCTGGTTTGGGTCTGCTCACCCAATGATTGTGTCTCTGCTCCTTGGTTAGGCTGGCCCAGCTGATCTGCGACACTTTGATCCTGAGTTCACCCAAGAAGCCATCTCTGCCTCCATCACCCGCACACCTGAGCTagcagccagcagctccagtgccTCAGATGCATTTTTAGGATTTTCATATGCACCAACTGAAGAGGACATTTAAGTTTTACAGTGGCTTTGTGAAgccatattttaaattaatgggttttatggttttgttttgtttttccttttgagaGGATTGGTACTATCCTTTGCTCATGGTTTAAGGAAATTGGCACTAACACACTAACTGGCTGGGATGGAACACAGATCttaatttttgctgtttggTGGATTTTCTCCCTAAATGAATATTTCCCTGCCAGGGAAAGTGGGACACTGACTGTGATTTTCCCTGAGTGTCTTGTGCTGCTTGGCAGAATTGTATTCACTCTGTGGCTGTATCTATGGTTGAGGCATGTGCCATTATTCACATCAACAGCCATGTTCCTGTAACTggacacatttttttaattttttttttttgtgaaactaTGGTCAGCTATGTCCAATGTCTTTCCAAAGCCCTCAACAGGAAAGGAAACTCTTCATATCACCATGAACAGCGGCTTCCTTCCTTTAGGTGAACTCTGTCAACTCAAGCTGCTCATCCTGGGCTGAATGAAAAACTGTTCATCATTTATTGCTCCAAAGGCAGCTGCAGATCTGTAAATCCTGAACTGCACTGTGGTCTTTCATGCCAGCCTGATCTGCCTCAAAGTGAGAGGATCATCTGTCTGGTCCAGGATTGGGATGCTACTGAAGCCACAATGAGGCTGTGACAGAGGAGCCAACGTGTAGGAGGAAAATCCCAGATCAAAAagggggtggggaagggggcTGAGTTGcttggaaaaaatggaaataactgTATAGCTGACCTctgcttggggctggggggtgctTTCACAGTGTGTGCTTGACTTGCCTCAGGCACACCAGCACTTACTGTGATGAGCACAGGGCAGTGAACAGCGAGTGGTGACCAGGCTCCAGCACTCACCTGAAAATGCCCATCACTGATGTGGAACAGTTATTTATTCTGCCTTAATTTAAGTGCTGGTGTATTCATTGAATGTCACTTCCCACATATTTTTTGAAGCTGTTGTGTGCTGTTGCTGTGGGGAGGACGGGGGGCTCAGAGCAACACGGGGATAAACAAGGGGCTGTCTAAAAGTTGTGTGATGCTCATGTGGTGGGGAACCGTGTGCTGGTACAAcggtgttttgttgttttttttttttaatcaggctCTATCTTGTATATGCTGAAGTCATTGGAAGTATGACGTGGTTTGTATTAAAGCTGCAAACACTGATGTGCTTCTCTGGTTGTCCTGGTTAAGAGGGGAAGGAgggtgtttgctctgtgctgggccTGAGAGCATGACACTGCATGTAGAGTCACTAATGCTGCTGTGTTTAAATTAAGGAGGAATTCCTTAATTTAAgatgatcacagaatcatggaaggGTTGAGGATCCCTTCTACTCTCCCAgtttgctccaagccccatccatcctggccttggaccCTTCCATcgatccaggggcagccacagcttctgtgggcaCTCTGAGCCACGGCCTGCCCCCCTCACAGGGACGAACGTGCAGTTGTCAGGATTGGGATTTTAGTCACAAGCAAACTCGAAGGCCCAGGAACATCAGAAGAGGCTTAAGGATATCGGGACTGCTCCCGGCCCGGACCGCCGTGGGCTGCGGCCAAGGTCCCGGCTGAGGGCGGCCGGGAGCGCGCAGCCCTGTCCCCGCCCCGTCACACCCCCCGCCCTCCGCAGTGGTAGCGCCCCGCCCCTTTCCCTGGCGGGGAGTGGAGCGAACCACTGCGGCGACCTCTGCACTCGGGGGGGAGGTGGGAACTCCACCCGCGCATGCGTCCGGCCGGAGCGTTGCTAGGGCGCGCGTGGTGACGGCGGCACGgcggggacacggtggggaccCGCGGGCGGCCGGAGCGCTGGCGCTTGCCCGCTGCTCCCCGGAGCCCTCCGGCAGCCCCGGGGGAGCCTATGGAGAGCGGCCCGCGCAATGCCATAGTGTTCAACGCCTCCAAGGGCGAGAGCTTCACGCCGGCCGGCGGCTACAAGGCCCTGCGGAAGAGGCTGCGCGGCAGCTGGAAGGTGCTGAGGTGAGGGGCGGCGCTCGGGGCGCGGAGAGGCCCCGGCGGGGGTGTGTGGTACCCGAGTGGCCTTTGGGGATGTCTCTCGTGAGCTGAGGTCGCTCTGTCGCCTTGATTGCGCCCTGTTGCATCTTCTGCCGCTGCGGGATGCTGTGCGTGGTTCTTCGGAGCTCCAGCTCACCTGTGGAGATGGAGTGCAAGTTGTAAGGATGAAGCTCCTCATGCAGATTTGTGAGTCTGGCTCGGTTTGGAGTTTGGGACAAAAAGAAAGCAGGGCTCTTGTAGATGGTACTGTTTATCTGAGCGCTGCAAAATGGCACGGCATGGAGCTGTTCGGGAGAGGATttcagggcaaggttcttccccagaggtgctggcactgcccaggctccccagggaatgggcacggccccgaggctgccagagctccaggagcgtttggacagcgctgccagggatgcccagggtggggttgttggggggtctgggcagggccagggctgggctccatGATCCCAGTGCGTCCCTTCCAACTCGTTCTATGAAATGTGGCCagaccaaaaagaaaagaaagaaaaacaatcgGAAGCTCCTCAGGTGTGAAGTTTGATAGCAGCTGTGACAGCTTGCAGCAGTTCTGGCTGGATCTGCCACAGTGTCTTGTCAGAGGAGCGTTTCTATTTAGCTGGTTGACATTTCTAAGGATTATTTTTGCTCAAGCTGTCAACTTTAAACCTAGATAAAAGGATGCAAAGTGACTGAAGTGATTTGCTTTGTGTTCATTTGCCAGTcctatatataaaaaaaaaaaaaaaaaaaaaaaggaaaaagttgtgGTTCAGGACTATATCCAAGAATAAAGCATgtctttattaatttattcataGCTTAAAAGATGAGATCACATCTGAGAGACTGTTTGGGGTGAAATTGTGGATTACAGCAGGACCAAGAGAGAAGTTCAGTGCTGATGAGGTAAGAAGTCAATAATTGTTTTCAAGTTAATTATGCTTTAAAATTTGCTTAAGTAGAAAATAACAAGACAGAAGATTTTGCTGTAATGCTGCTTTAAATGAATTCATATAAATtggaattttaatgtttttttttgaagttaaaTGCAAGCagtcaaaattatttctctccCCTCATCTCAGTGTAACTTTGTGCAGTTTTGTGTATAGCTTCtcatgtttgcttttgtttttttctctgtatcttTGTTGATTTCTAGTTTTCTGTTCTGAAGAAATTCCTGGAGGATGGTGGGGCTATCCTGGTGATGCTGAGAGAAGGTGGAGAGTCCCAGAATGGCACAAATATTAACTTTTTGTTAGAAGAATATGGAATCATTTTCAATAATGGTAATGGGGCTTACTGCTACCTTTAGTCATCAATTTGCAGCAAAATTAAAAGAGCAGGTTCAGCCTTTGTGGATACAAGGAGTTCTTTCTCACAAAGTATCTTTTGatctgaaagattttttttctttaaatctgcGTGCACAATGTGAGGTGATATTGGAGCACAGCAAAAGCTTTCCATGGACAGAGTACATGGGCAGCTTAGCCATTTCCACTCCTTTGCTGTAGTTGTTAGTTtaaatttactaaaaaaaaataatctaggGAAATTTCTTGGTTAAAAAGCccttaatttaaaacattttccacattttaaagGATTGAATCACTTAATGCTCACCCTGAATAAGAAGTGGCACTTTTCTTTAGCAGACCAATAGAATGTCATTCATTAGTTTTGTGCTGccagtgtgaaaaaaaaacccaacaatccAAGGCAAGTGTGTCTCAGTGTACATAAAATATTTGGGGTCTTTGGTGGCTTTTCTAGACTGCCCTTTTTTTTGCATCAATAGGATTCAATTCATCAAGTGTTTGGAAGATGTGTAAAAAAAATAGAGTTGTAAAAGTTGATACAGACTGTTTTAGCTGGATCatctttttgtctcttttgcttTGCAGAAGATGGTGATGTGCTtaactttttgtatttttatttgaattttcaaACATATTCCTATCCTAAATCTGTTCTGTCCAAAAGGAAACAGTAGTGAAGGCTGATTTCAACTCTTTTAGTAGCCAAATGCCAGCTTTGTGGTGTTAGAAGCAAACACCCAGGGAATCCAAGAGCTAAACtaatttttgtttattaaatCTAAGACACTGATCAGCTGATgtaaatttctgtattttttttcttttttcaagatGCTGTAGTACGAAATGTGTATTACAAGTACTACCACCCAAAAGAAGCACTAATCTCTGATGGAGTTTTGAACAGGTATATTTGGGGTATGTGAATCTTCACAGTAAAGTCTTGTAACCTGGATTGTTTTCAGTAAGGTTTGTTTTTCCATATCTCATAGGGGAATCAGTGaagctgcaaagaaaacagTGCTTGATACAGCAGATGAAGATGGAAGGGGCCGTGACTCACAGTAAGTGTTTTCTCTGAGGAAACTGATGTGAAAATATGTAGAAGACCTCAGAATTGGCAGGTTTGTGATTAGCAGCAGTGCACTGTGCTTATGGGGAGGTTTCCTAATGCATTTCTTATGTTCTTATGCTTCTTAGGTTATATTTGGAAAGGAGAATCTGTTTAGTAGAGGTTTTGGTAACctctgaaggagcaggagggataGATTTGGAAAGGCATTACTGTTCTCATGACCAGATCTTTTTTTTGCCTCTAGTCTGTGGATTTCAGTTTGAGTTCAGTGAATCTGTGCAGCCTGCCTGGTGCATGCAGGTGCTTATggaatttctgtatttcctgcAGAGCCCTCAGCTTTGTTTATCCTTTTGGAGCCACACTGAATGTGATGAAGCCAGCAGTGGCAATTCTGTCCACGGGGTCTGTGTGCTTCCCCCTCAACAGGCCTATCCTGGCTTTCTATCAGCATGAGGTATGAGCTGCCTGGGGCACTCCCTGCATTCCCCTGCCCCACACAAAATTGTGAGTGGATCTTTCGGGGATACTTACAAACCCACTCAGTTTTTGATGCATCTGCAAACTCCAGATGAGCCTAGTGACTCCTGACTTTTTTTATGGTAAACTTCTTTGCATGGATTTCAGAGGAGAATTAATGATGTGGACAGCAAAGATTACATATTTTTGGTTGACTGGTGGATAGCTTTAATTCTTCAAAATGTCAGGGTTTTTTCCGCTGTTTcagtaataatttattaaataagaTTATCCTTAGCTTTGTAAGTACAGCATATTGAATTAAAGAAGAGGCCTTGGAATCAGTGAATTTTTCATATGTTGTTTTACTCATCCAGCCCTGttactttataaaaataaattcagaaatttAGTAGTAAAGAGTTACAAGCACAGGATTGATATTGTTAATAAATGTGAACAAGTTAACACAGTTTTTTACTATGTAGACAAGTAATGCATTGCAATAACAGTTGCCTCTAAAACTGATTTGGAAGGAATTTTTGCTATGTTGTATTCTTTATTGGTAGAATAAAGGTGGAAAGATGGCAGCCCTGGGATCTTCCCACATGTTCAACGACCAGTATTtagataaagaagaaaatggtaAGATCATGGTAAGTTGGAgtttttttggagttttttttttttgttttttttcctttaaaaacaccCTGTTGGATCTTCACAACATTTGCAAAGCTCTCCAGGCTCAGCTTCATTTTAGAGCAAGACAGCTATGAAGTGGATTCAGTATGGGGAGTCTAAGCCAATCCTAACAAATAGTCTTTGATTTATTAtcttatttttagtatttttcataGTATGTTAgttaatatatttaatgaatATTCAAGCACAGTGTGAGATTACTTGTGTTCTCCTGAAAGTAATTGAGTTTTGCCCTTCCCCAGGATGTGCTTTTCCAGTGGCTCACAACATCAGATATCCACTTAAACCAGATGGATATGGAGGACCCCGAGGTAAGAGAGATCCATCAGGAGGAGGTAAAGAACAGTGGGATCTGGCAGCACTGGTCTTGGCACATCATGTGTTTAGCACAGAGTGGTTAACAGCAAGATGTGTGCTGCTGTTGTTGCAGAACTTTCTTTCATGGTCTAGGATTGAGTAGACAGATGGCTTGGGTGTAAAAATTAATGGTACCTTTCAGCCTTAGATTGCTTTTCATTATCTGATATAATTTGTGAAAGTCTCTTTCCAATTTGCCCATGTTTATGAGATGGACTGCTCCAGTGTAATGAGTTTGCACTTCACTCTGAGCCCTCAGACAAGAGGAACGTGCAGGAAGGAAAGGCAGATTTTCTGTATGAGTGTGACCTGTGTGTCAGTTTTATTTGTatacaaatgcagtttttatttggaaataccTTTATGTGACAAAGCTGTATATTCTGTGTGcataaaaaaacaacagttttGCACAGTTGCTTAGTAAGCTggctgttttaatttttaagaattatCAGAAACCCAAATAAAGCATGCATGTGTTGAGTGGCTTTACAGCTGAGAGAAGAGTTAGCAGATGACTGATCTAGTGAGCTGCACTGCAAAGGGCCATACCTGGTAAagactgaaataattattttaagtgAGATTTTAGGTGAGATATAAGGTAGAAAGAGACTATGGGAGTGGGTTGACTGTTTCAGATGACAGGGATGTGTATCTGTGTGCCCAGATTTCAGATTACACCGTGCTCCCAGACACAGCCGCGCTCTCCGAGCAGCTGCGGGTCTGCCTGCAGGAAGGAGAGGAGAACCCAAGAGACTTCACAAAGCTGTTTGATACGTCCCTCTATCAGCTGGACACAACTGCCCTCCCTTCAGTTATCAAGTCAGCAGCTGTAATTTTCttattacttatttatttattccattcAGCGTTCTACATTTTCTATTTGTGCTTAACTGTGTCTCCTTAAGAGCAGGAAGGACTGAGCTGTAGGCAGCATTTTGAACATGGATATACCAGAAGATAGATTTGTACAGTGTGGCAatgatgttttccttttgcttcttgTCTTAGCTGTAGTTTCTggccttcttttctcctttttttttttttcctgactacATGAGATTCATTGATCTGATATTTAGAATACTGTCTGCAGTGAAGTTGGGCACTTTCTGGAGTGAtaccttttttccattttttaattacttgacATTTACTCAAAGCTGCATTTCAATCACCTTTGCATCTCCCAGTAATTGTGTTTTGAGGTTTATCAGCTGCTCAGTTTTACCAGTTTGTGTCACTATCAGCTCTGTCTGCCATAACTCCCTTGTTACCCAGATCATGTCTGAACACACTGAGTATGGCAGTTTAACACAGATTCCATGAAACTCCACTCTGCTGGGAACACTCTTTCTTCTTACTCtgtatttcttgtattttcaCTAACTGGGAATTCACAGGAGGATCTCCCTTCTGACCCCATAacaaatactatttttaaaaataactttcattTATTGTCTTCCTTACAAACTTTTTTGAAATCCCAGATCTGCTTGTTCTGTTCTGGGTCACTTTTTTTGCATCCACGTTCATCCTGCTAAAAGTGGATTGTAGAATTGagctatgattttttttttaatcatcttATATATCTACCTATCATTATCTTCCTCTGTCACAACTTTAATTTTCTCACtgtagaaattatttattactgATGTGTAATTATCTGAGGTCCTTATAAAATGGGGAAACTCAAATCAGTGAAACTAAACCAACTACAACATTACaatttttttgtgctgttaCAGTGCAAAACTTGGATGCTGGTGTGTTCACAAAAATCCATCTCTATAGCTTGCTAGTGGAAATAGATGTGgtatcatttttttcccctcatacTTTGAATTTTTCTGTGCTACAGAGCTTATGAAGAACTGAATGTGAAACATGAACCCCTCCAACTCATTCAGCCCGAATTTGAGACTCCACTACCTGTCCTCCAGCCAGCAGTGAGTAATTTTCTTGCCTGTACAGTACAGGGAGAACCCTTCTCCATGAAGCTTGGACTTGATAatcttttccaactttaatgaGCCTCTATGTCACTTGTTTCATGCAAAGACTCTGTGTGTCATTTCCATAGTtctgtaaaagaaataataagaaATGCTGTAGTAATAATTAATCACTTGAGAGTTGACTACACTGCAGGGACCATATTTTAGGAAAGAAAGAGCACTTATTTACACTTCTAATTTATTAAAAGAGCTTCAGAATGTAGTGTGTGGTACCAAAACAGGATCCTTGTAATACAAGCCTTTGATTGAGTAGCTGCTCCCAGTCCTGTGGGGTGCTGGCTCAGCCTTCCCTGTGAAAATGGGATGTGGTATTTCAGAAAGCAGTGCTGGTGtaagctgctgccagggaggagccagtctgtgctgctctgcctccATCTCCCAGATCCCCAGGGGAAGCAGAAAGTGGAGCACTGGTCTGTTACAGCAGGAGCTGATCAAACTTTTACCAGCAATGTTTGGGCTGACAGCAACAACATGAGCTATGGGGGTGTCAGACTCATTTCAGAAGGCAGGAATCTCTGAGAATCTGAATTTTGCCATCATTGTTCCATCCTTCTTTATCCTGTCCACTGAAAAAGCATTACTGGGATCCTTTAGAGGACTCTGCAGGATCCTGCAGGAGTGCAACTGAAAGTGGTATTTCCttcactgctttttaaaaacccaagtCAAATTTAAGACATACACAGTGCCTGAATGAAACAGAAAGTACTCTGACCAGAACTGATGTCAATATGATTTCAGGGTGAGCTATTAGGGCAAATTTAGTTCCTCAGCTCTCAGCCATCATCTGGGTCTCATGGAGCAAAACTgaaactgcaaataaaaatgcCTAGTTTTGATGCTGGGTGATAATTCTGGCATATGTGTGACTAAACTCTTTTTGaatattcaattatttttacaacataaaaatgtaattttcaaatGGTGCCCCTTTGTTTGGTGGCTTTGGAGTTGGTTTTGACCTTTTAAAGGGTTTCTTCAAGTCCAATATAGGTTTAAAACTGTTGTCTTAGAGATCTGTAAAGTGTAAGAAAAATATGTGGCAATCAACCgtgctgctttttctcttcGAGGTTTTTCCACCTGCTTTCAGAGAAttgcctcctcctgctctggaaTTGTTTGATTTGGATGAAACTTTTTCCTCTGAGAAAGCACGTCTTGCAGAGATCACAAACAAATGTAAGTGGAGCAGATTGTTTCCACATCTGAAGTAAAAGTCCAGTATTTTTAGAGGAAATTTGTTATATTTCGTTTTAAAGCATGGACCTCATTTGGGAAAATCTACTGCTTTTATCCTGATCTAAGAAACTGAAAGGCTTTGGAAATTAATAGCGTGACTTTATGTACCATGACATTATATTTTGTCTGTTACATGACATTTTATTATGCTTCTGCCTGCTGTTTCCTATATTGTGCATAAATTGCTTAGTGCACTCTTGCTGATAAATTCCACATCCTTTTTATGctctgaaattaaaatgttaagaTTATTCCAAACACCTAAAGAAGATGAGCAGGTACTGGCTGCAGGAATACATCATGGCTACTCTGCCAAGCTTGGTGATGGGACTGAACCTCCCAGGATGCCAAGAGGAAATGGAGATTGAGAGCAGGTTTTTGGCCAGCTGCTCCAGATGTGTGTGATGCTCACCTGCCTTCTTCCCTGGGCGCTCGTTTAGGCACTGACGATGACCTGGAGTTTTACGTGCGGAAATGCAGTGACATCCTGGGAGTGACGAGTGAACTCCCAAAGGACAAGCAAGATGCCAAATATATCCTGGAGCACATCTTCTTCCAAGTGGTTGAGTTTAAGAAACTGAATCAGGTATTTTTAATAGCAATTAAAAGTGAGTAGTTGGTAGTAGCAGCAATGAGGGTGGTGTGTCGTTGTGGCAGTTACACTTGTCACAGGCGAGAGGTGATGTCAGACATTAGCTGCACAATAAATGAGACCAGTGAAGTGTGATCCAGAGCACTTATGACTGTTAATCTCCATAAAACATGTAGTGCTCAATTTATTAAGtctctcatttattttaattgggGGATTAGTACATGCAAGTGTAGTTTGTAATTGCAGCTAAATCCAGTTCATTACTGGCGCCTGAGTGAGAGCAGGGAGTCCTCAGGAGTGCTCACAGCTCTGGCCAGTGCTGCAGTGCAGAGGTGACA
It includes:
- the IFT52 gene encoding intraflagellar transport protein 52 homolog → MESGPRNAIVFNASKGESFTPAGGYKALRKRLRGSWKVLSLKDEITSERLFGVKLWITAGPREKFSADEFSVLKKFLEDGGAILVMLREGGESQNGTNINFLLEEYGIIFNNDAVVRNVYYKYYHPKEALISDGVLNRGISEAAKKTVLDTADEDGRGRDSQALSFVYPFGATLNVMKPAVAILSTGSVCFPLNRPILAFYQHENKGGKMAALGSSHMFNDQYLDKEENGKIMDVLFQWLTTSDIHLNQMDMEDPEISDYTVLPDTAALSEQLRVCLQEGEENPRDFTKLFDTSLYQLDTTALPSVIKAYEELNVKHEPLQLIQPEFETPLPVLQPAVFPPAFRELPPPALELFDLDETFSSEKARLAEITNKCTDDDLEFYVRKCSDILGVTSELPKDKQDAKYILEHIFFQVVEFKKLNQEHDTDPSEAGFQNGT